The Arvicola amphibius chromosome 4, mArvAmp1.2, whole genome shotgun sequence genome includes the window CAAGTGGACAGGGCTTTTCTTATCCCCTGGGCAGAGGGCATCTTCAAGACATTGGAGAAAATGTAAACATAGGAAACAATGACGCATATAAATGGTATCAGAAATACCACTGCACCCTCAGCAAAGGCTGTGACATCATTGATAAAGGTGTCAGAACAAGAGAGTTTCAGGAGAGGGTAGAGATCACAGTAGAAGTGGGGCACTGCATTGTGGGAACAGAAGGTGAGTCGAATCAGGAGGAGAGTGTGCAAGAGAGCATGCAGGTTTGTGATGATCCATGATATGGCCACCAGGAGGACACAGAGTCTGGGGCTCATCATCAGGGTATAGTGGAGTGGGTGAcaaatggccacatagcggtcataggccatcacaCTCAGGAGGAAACTGTCCATGTTGCCAAATGCAAACAAGAAGTAGATCTGCATCAAACACTCTGTGTAAGAGATGgacttgcttcccaccatgtgaTTCACCAGAGCCTTGGGGACAGTGACTGAGGAAAAGCAGATGTCAACACTGGAGAGGTTGGCCaagaagaagtacatgggtgtgtggagacGAGGGTCACAGCTGATGGCCAGGATGATGAGGAGGTTCCCAGAGATGGTGACCATGTACATCCCCAAGAACATTCCAAAGACAACGTCTTCTTGTTCTGACTCTTCAGAGAGTCCCAGGAGGAGGAATTCTGTGACTGTCGTGTGATTGTCACCACCCATGTCTCTGGAGAAGAAAGTGAGATGTGTATAGAGAAATCATTTACCAACTTTTGGAGAAAACTTTTCATGTAGTTAGTTTAGTAACAACTGCTAATAAAGtcacttaaaatgtatttttaaaaattttttattgatatttattgagctctacatttttcttggctcccctccctacctctccccttccccttcagtcctcccccaaggtccccatgctcccaatttactcaggagatgttgtctttttctactttctacttcccatgttgattatATCTaagtaagtctctcttagtgtccatattgttgtctaagttctctgggatggtggtttgtaagctggctttctttgctttatgtttaaaaaccaccaatgaatatgtgataattgtctttctgtgtctgggttaccttactcaaaataatgttttctagttccatccattttcctgcaaaattcaagctgtcgttatttttttctgctgtgtagtactccattgtgtaaatgtaccacatttttctaatcCGTTCTTCGATCGAGGGacctttaggttgtttccaggttctggctatgacaaacaaagctgctatgaacatagttgagcacatgtccttgtggtacgattgagcatcctttggatatgtacccaaaagtggtgttattgggtcttgaggatgggacatcctgaaactgaaaagcttatataaagcaaaggacatggtcagcaagacaaaacgacagcctacagaatgggaaacgatcttcactaaccccacatcagacagaggtctgatctccaaaatatacaaagaactcaagaaattgaacaccaaaagatcacataatccaatttaaaaaatggagtacagacctaaacagagaactctcaacagaggaatctaaaatggctgaaagacacttaaggaaatattcaacatccttagtcatcagagaaatacacatcaaaacaactctgagattccatcttacacctataagagtggctaagatcaaaaacactgatgacagccgggcagtggtggcgcacgcctttaatcccagtactcgggaggcagaggcaggcagatctctgtgagttcgaggccagcctggtttacaagagctagttccaggacaggctctagaaactacagggaaaccctgtctcaaaaaatcaataaaacaaaaaacaaaaaacaaaacaaaaaaaaaaaaaacactgatgacaacttacgttggagaggttgtggggaaaggggacacttctgcattgttggtgggaatgcaagctggtacagcccctttggatgtcagtgtggcgatttctcagaaaattaggaaaatgtatttttatagcaAAAGAGTGATTTATTTGAAAGGAGTGAATTCTAATGAGTATAAGATTATTGATTATGCTCTTGTTTGATTAGTAGtaccatatatatgtacattttatacAACAGCTAACTCAGTCTGGGAATTGGCTACTACATTGCATAGTTTacatgaagaaacagaagagtgGGCAGCTAGATGATTTAGCAAAATTGCTGATCAATATCAGTTAGAGTTCAAAACAGGTTAAAGACCTTGTTCTCCGtgttacacatatacacaaatggaCAGGCacgctctctcacacacacaaacacaaccacACTTaggtgcatgaacacacacatacactatgtacaacacacacatacatacacaaacaaacacatagacaccatgaaacacagacacacaaacatacttttTCTTACATGTTGTTTTGTCTGATCAGGAATTTCTGGGCTTAAATAATCCTCCTTCCTTAACATCCAACTGGCTGGGACTATAGGCAGGTACAAGGTCCCCAGAAATGTTTGTCATATTAGCtaccatttattaaattttaatctaaTAAAAAGTCACTACTAAGTGCCATAGATTATAAACCTGGAGGAGGCCCTGTGACTTTTCCACTTGCTCACAGTTGGGAAGATCAGTTGTCTG containing:
- the LOC119811494 gene encoding olfactory receptor 1361-like; protein product: MGGDNHTTVTEFLLLGLSEESEQEDVVFGMFLGMYMVTISGNLLIILAISCDPRLHTPMYFFLANLSSVDICFSSVTVPKALVNHMVGSKSISYTECLMQIYFLFAFGNMDSFLLSVMAYDRYVAICHPLHYTLMMSPRLCVLLVAISWIITNLHALLHTLLLIRLTFCSHNAVPHFYCDLYPLLKLSCSDTFINDVTAFAEGAVVFLIPFICVIVSYVYIFSNVLKMPSAQGIRKALSTCGSHLTVVCLFYGVVLGVYMHPSSSYSLQDAMASVFFTVVIPRTNPFLYSLRNRDMKGALRKIILRSLNLKFVELRGRAGGK